CTTCATGAACTTTTGGATTGGACGGGTTGGCAAATTGGAAAGGTACCCAGCCATTTTGTGCTTCAGCGATTTCATTGGCCTTGGCAATGGCACCCTTCATCCCCTCGCTACCTGGTGTGAGAACTAGCTCAGCTCCGTAGGCTTGGATAATTTTACGACGCTCAATGCTCATGGTTTCAGGCATGACGATGATGACCTTGTAACCTTTTGCAGCTCCAACCCAAGCCAAACCGATACCAGTATTTCCGCTAGTAGGCTCAACGATCGTATCACCAGGCTTGATAGTGCCGGCCTTTTCAGCATCTTCAATCATTGCCAGAGCAATGCGGTCTTTGACAGAAGAACCAGGGTTGAAGGCCTCCAGTTTGACATAGACATCCGCAGCACCTTCAGGGACAATGTTATTGAGTTTGATAATCGGTGTTTTTCCGACAAGTTCTGTAATCGATTGATAAATAGCCATTGCTAATACCTCCAAATATAGTTACTTCTAGTATATATCAAGTCCCAGCCAATGTATAATATAAAAAAACTATCGTCATGATAGCTTTTTTTAATGAACAGGAACTTCGACAATTCTTGGCTCAGTCTCTTGGCTTGTGACCTTGCCATGGTAAAATTCGGTCAGACTGGTCAGAGTCGGCGCAACCAGTTCCTTGTCAACATAGATCATGGTTTGAACTTCCGTTGTAAATTGGGTATCGTGTTCTTCCAGTCCCAACTCAGCCCGCCAGTTGGCAAATTCCTGGTACTGGGCATAGGAAAGGGTGATAGAA
The sequence above is a segment of the Streptococcus suis genome. Coding sequences within it:
- the cysK gene encoding cysteine synthase A, whose protein sequence is MAIYQSITELVGKTPIIKLNNIVPEGAADVYVKLEAFNPGSSVKDRIALAMIEDAEKAGTIKPGDTIVEPTSGNTGIGLAWVGAAKGYKVIIVMPETMSIERRKIIQAYGAELVLTPGSEGMKGAIAKANEIAEAQNGWVPFQFANPSNPKVHEDTTGQEILEDFGPTGLDAFVSGVGTGGTVSGVSHVLKAANPDVKIYAVEADESAVLSGEAPGPHKIQGISAGFIPDTLDTAAYDSIVRVKSDDALTTGRAIGGQEGFLVGISSGAAIHAAIEVAKELGAGKKVLAILADNGERYLSTTLYEFEN